The following nucleotide sequence is from Gammaproteobacteria bacterium.
GAGGCGTGAAAATGGTATAACTAGCCAGGTCATATTCATAGATTTAATTTCGCAAATAAGTTAAATGACAAGGTTTGGCCGATCCCCGAACCTGAGAAAGCAAGAATGAGCGTCTACTTCTGGCCGCTCTCCGATCCACATGAAACGCTTTTCAATGTCTGCTATGGATCTCTGTGCAGAGAGTATTGATAAGGTATAAAATCAACCCGATTCTTCAGATTCTTCTCCAGGTTCATCACGCAATTAACAATATTAGAATACGAATCCCGCATAAAGAGAAACGATCATGACAACCATCCAATGTATTTCACCGGTCGACGGTAGCGTTTATGTCGAACGTCAAACTGCCAGTTCCGAAGAAATTCAGCAAACATTGTCCGCTGCAGTTAACGCTCAGAAAAAATGGAAGAATGCACCAATAGTTGAACGTCAAGCACTGTGTGGCAAGGCCGTCGATGCATTTGTTGCACACAGAACGGACATTGCCGAAGAAATAACCTGGCAAATGGGTCGGCCCATTTCACAGGCTCCCGGAGAGGTCGGTGGATTTGAAGAACGTGCCCGATACATGATCGAGATCGCCAAAAGCGCACTAGCCGATGTAAAGCCAGTCGGAAAAGATGGATTTACCCGCTACATCAAACGCGAGCCACTCGGTGTCGTATTTGTGGTGGCACCGTGGAATTTCCCCTACCTGACATCGGTTAACGCGATAATACCAGCGTTGCTGGCGGGTAATGCCGTGGTGTTGAAGCACTCTGCACAGACGCCACTATGTGCGGAGCGATTACAGCAGGCATTTAGTGAGGCTGGTCTGCCACAGGGTGTATTCCAGTATTTACATCTGACTCACGACGACACCGAGCATGTGATTCAATCGCCAGAAATCAATTTTGTTGCGTTTACCGGTTCTGTTGCTGGGGGAGAAATGGTCGAGCGTGCAGCAGTCGGGCGCTTTATTGGCGCTGGTCTCGAGTTGGGCGGTAAGGATCCGGCCTATGTACGAAAAGATGCCAACTTACAACACGCGATCGAGACCGTTACCGATGGCGCCATTTTCAACTCCGGGCAGTCCTGCTGTGGTATCGAACGGGTTTATGTTGAGGAGTCGATTTACCGGGAATTTGTCGATGGTGTTGTGGATCTGGTCAGTGCTTACAATCTGGGTCGCCCCGATGATACAAGTACCAATTTGGGGCCACTGGTAAAAGCGAGCGCTGCCGATTTCGTCCGCGGACAAATCGACGAGGCGGTCGCTGCCGGCGCAAATGCCCTTGTCGACCCAGCTACCTTTAGCGCGAATGAAGCGGGTACCCCCTATCTAGCGCCACAGGTAATGATCGATGTTGATCACTCGATGCGGGTAATGACCGAAGAAACCTTTGGTCCCGTGATTCCTATCATGTCGGTCAATGGAGACGAAGAGGCTATCAGCTTAATGAACGACAGTGAATTTGGCTTGACGGCAGCAATCTTCACCCAGGATGAAACCGCGGCCATCGAAATCGGTAATCATATTGATACTGGTACCTGGTTTATGAATCGTTGCGATTACCTAGACCCGGCGCTGGCGTGGACTGGGGTGAAAAATTCTGGCCGGGGATGTACGCTCTCGTCGATAGGATTCGAGCACATGACGCGGCCAAAGTCTTTCCATTTGAAAAAGGTTTAAAACCCAATAGCAATAGAAAAAGGGGCACATTTATTTTATAAATCCCCAGTGTCCGCTTGTGGCCGAAGGTCGCCGCCTGGGTCTCGCTAATGAGCGGCAGCTTTGGGGAAAGTAGACGTTCAATCCCAATAATTCAGCGGTGATAACCGACCTATTCTGTTGAAAAACTCCAGAAGGGCGACCGGACAATGAAGTATGACACCGCATCTACAGAATGAAGCCACGTTATAATGAAGCCACGTTATTATTGTTAGAGGAACGTATCGGTAAGGTATATTTCCAACAACGTCGCGGTATTGAACGTGACTATAAACACAAGATATTTGGCCAAAGCTCCTGAGTTCGTCGTGCTCATCGACGAGCGAACGTTGGTGCGATTGACAAGGCTTAGCACGATAGTTTTGCTGGTGCTATGTAGTGCTTGTGCCAGTCCCGGGGACCGGGGGCTTACACTGTACCACGGGCGTTACACCGACAACGGTCTCGTCGATGAGATCCTGATTCTGCAGTCCGTCCACTACGAAGACTCCTGGATTACCGTCGCTGCATATTCGGAAGTTATCTCCAAACCCAGCCCAGATCGACGCTGGGAGACCGAGGGGCAGGTAGTCAAGCACTCGGGTCAGCAAGACCACTGGGAGTATAACGCACTGTTCTTGCACCGTTGGACACACTACCCCTGGAGCAACCACACACGGATCACATCGGCTATAGGGGGCGGGCTTTCCTGGGCCACCGAAGTCCCTAAACTTGAATTGGCGAGTCACACGAACGAGGGTGCAACCCAGTTGCTTAGCTACTTGCTGCTTGAGTTAACGGTCGGCATCCCAGGGTTCGAAGGCCTCGATCTTGTTGGTCGAATTCATCATCGGTCGGGAGTCTTTGGATTGTTCGACGGCGTGCATGGCGGATCGAATGTAATTTCGCTTGGCCTGCGTTACGAGTTCTGAGGGTAATAGCTAAAGCCATTAGTTATTGCTTATCGAACTATAGCGAGGCCTGTAAGAAATGAGTGTGATTATCAATTAGCATCCCCCTGTTTCATGCAGCTTCGGATCAATCCGAGTCGACGACCATCGGATTCCCGGGATCGGCGGCCCACTCCTGAAGCAAGGCGGTGGAGACCGCAACATTGGTAAAACCCAATCGCGTCATAACGAAGGCATAGGCGGAGGACAAGATTCCTCCCCCCCCTATAGGTAATGATGCGGGCATTACGTGGCCCTGTTGTAGAATCAATTAGTCCCAGCATGAGAGTCCGTTCATGGCCGAAGATTGCCTCCGGCCAGGGTTTTATCAGCGTCTGCTATTGAGAAAACAGACGCTCAGCCAGGAATTATGGGCTTCTGCTTCCGACCCCAAAGCAGACTCTCACCCTCGCTTCAATTTACTATCTCGGAGACGTTTTGTCCGACTGCATGCGCTTGTTATGTGGCATGTGCTCGTATATCAGCATGGCTGTTTTGGGATCACATTTCGGTGTAAATCAACGCTCAAACACGTACCATTAACCAATAAACCCAGGATCATTGCAGACAGGCTGAAAACAGGCGTTAATTCCTCTTATACTTCACGGGCAGGGCGATCATATCGTCTCGGTGCATTTGATGAAAACCGCGCTGGTGGTACGTGCAGAAGCGGCACAGCTAGAATCTGCCGATGCGGCAATTCGATTTTCGCTTTTTCCAGCGTTGTCAGCAACATCCTGGCAACAGGCTAACGTTAATTAATTGTAGTAACAAAACAACGGAGGGATTTCACAAATGAATAATTTTCGATTGCTTAAAATTGGATTTGCTTTTCTGTTCTTGGTTTCGAGCTGGGCGCAGGCCGATAATGGCTTTAGTCGGGTCTATGTATTTGGCGACAGTTTGTCGGACACCGGAAACGCGGCCTCGGTAGTCGGGGATTTTCCGCCGCCATTTTTTATGAACCGAGTAAGCAATGGCCCGGTCGCGGTAGAAACCCTTGCCACCCGACTCGGTCTCAACGCGGAGGCATCCTTACACCTGATTTCTCCGGCTATTGGCAGTAACTACGCGGTAGCGGGCGCCAGTGCCCGTACCAGCGCCGATCTTAATGACCTGGATAATCAAATAATTTTTTTCTTGGCTAATCATGCGGCTGGTGCACCAGCTGATGCGCTTTACGTCGTTTTTATCGGCGGAAATGATATTCGAGATGCGCGTGAAGAAGCGGATTTTACCAAGGCCCGCAATATCGTCAAGGAAGCCGCCGATAAAGTAAAAAATGCCATCGAAACTCTTGCGGGCGCTGGCGCAGAATCTTTTCTACTGGTCAATGCACCAGATGTGGGGTTAATACCGGAAACCCAGTTAACTTCTACTCTACTCGGCGACCCGAAACTGATCAAGCGCACCAGTCGCCTGAGCAAGCTTTACCGAAAACGATTGCATCGCATCGCCAACCAATTTGACGATTATGGGAATGAGATCGAGATTGTCGAATTTGACCTGTTCAAATTCCTTAGAAAGTTGCTACGCAAGGCCGATAAGCTGGGTTTCGCCAATACGACCGATCCCTGCTTCAGTACTTCACTCTATCTGCCTGACTCCTTCTTCCACCCGGATTGCAATTTTGACCAGTTCGTTTTCTTCGATGAAATCCATCTTACTGCGCGTGCCCACGCCCTGGCCGGTGAGGCGATGTTTGAAGCGCTGGAAGAGGATGGTGACGACGATGACGACGACGATTCAGACAGCGATTCGGAATGACAGTCAATCAATTGTGCCTATCGGAAACCCCGCTTCGGCGGGTTTATGATTCTCATTGAGGGTCTGCTAATGGCCGTTCTCTGAAGCCCGATAAGCACGTTTCAGCGTCCACTATCAGGAAAACAGGCATACGTATTCAATCTCCCAGGTACGGAAAACAACTCTAAAACCACTGCCGTCTTGAAATTTGCTGTTGAAACAGGTTAGCTGACGGTTATCTAATTAAAAATTCGAATGTATCCGCCTGGTATTGAAAATGAAAAACTATCTGGACAGGCTGCTGACGGGACCCATACCACGGGAGTGGTCGTTTCCAGCCGAGGAATATCATACTCGCATTACCCGGACTCGCGAGCTTATGGCGCATCGGGACATCGACGTTTTACTCGTCCATAGCGCCGTGGACTTGTGTTACCTGACTGGGTACCAGACCTTGTGGCCGGATGCTTATGCCTGTCTCGTATTGCCGCTTAACGATAGTCCATTTATGCAGGTCGGAGAGGTAGAAGCGTCGTGCGCCGTGTTGCATGGTGAAATCGAAGATCTGGTGCTGTTCGACTGGGTCAGCGCCGAGGCTGTGCCTGGTCAACTAGCTGCCTTGCTTGCCAAGCGCGGTTATGGCAACAGCAGAATCGGTGTGCAGGCCGGACGAATTGAGATGGGAAACCGCGGTCCGGTCGATGCCCGGCTGTTAGACGCCTTGCGCGACAGCCTTAGAGATGCATCATTTGTCGATGCGACCCTGCTGATGTTCGAACTGCGCGTCACCAAGTCACCGGCCGAAATCGATCATTTGCGAGAGGCAGCGAGGATCACCACGACGGGTATGCGTGCCGCAATCGATGCCGTCGAACCCGGTAAGACAGAAAACGATATTGCCGCGTTAGCGGCGCAGGTAATGATTGATGCCGGTTCGGAATTTTTTTCGATCGATCCGATTGTTAACGCTGGTCACCGGACGGGCTATTTTCACACCACATTTAAGCGGTTCGAAATCAAGCCTGGGGATGCGATACAACTGGAATTTGGCGGCTGTTTCCATCGATATACCGCGCCACAGATGCGTACTGTCCTGACCGGAGAACCCGATGCACTGCAGCAGCGAATAATCGATTCTCAAATGGCGGCGTTAGAAGCCTTGTATAGCAATGTACGCGCGGGGCGCAGTACGCGAGATGTCGCGGCAGAGGTTAACAAAGTAATCGGCTCACTGGAGCAGGAGATTTTTCGCTCCGGCCATTATGGTTATTCGATAGGTCTAGGGTTCCCACCAACCTGGACCGATGGGCCAGCGTATATTTCGGGTGATAAGGATATGGAGTTAAAAGCTGGAATGACGTTTCATACTCCTTTTTCGTGGCGCATTCCAAAACAATATGTCATCGGTACCAGCGAAACCATTCTCGTGACCGAGAGTGGTTGCGAGATTTTAACCAGCGACCAGCGCGACGTGCCAATTAAGAAATCAGTCTGAAGCCCCGCGGAATGCGTTTTTCTATATTTACCCAGTGTCGGCCTTTGGCCGAAGATGGCCGTTGATCAATCCTGCTTGAGCGACAGCTTTGGAGAAAACAGACGCTCAAATCCTAAAAATCGGCGGCGGCTACCGACCCGAAACAGACTCTCATCAATAACCTGAAAGTATTAATCAAATCCTTAGTTATCAGCTCAAACTAATCTGTTCGAATAGACTATTATCATCGTACTTGTGACCTTAATATCGGTTCATGAAAACATTTTTCGGTTCTATTGCAATAATCTATCACGCAAACGGATGAAGCATATACGGATAATACTGGCCCTGTTGTTAACATGCTCCATAATTGTGGCATCTATGATATGGCACGTTTCTCGGCTTCAGTCGGAACTGATAAATTCAACCGCTATAAGAACAGCGGAACTCTACTCCGTTGCGCTAACCCAATTTCGCACGCTATACACCTCAGAGGTAGTCGAGAAAGCCCGTAAACACGGGCTTGAGATTACCCACGATTATGTGTCAGATGACAACGCGATACCGTTACCGGCAACCCTGAGCATGATACTCGGCGAGCAGATTGGTAAGTTTACTGCGGGAGCAAGTTCGCGATTATATAGTCCGTACCCCTTTCCCTGGAGAAAATACGAAGAAAAACCCTTGCTTGACGAGTTTGACAAAAAGGCCTGGGAGTTCCTCTCGGTAAATCCGGATAAACAGTATTATCAATTTTCGCAAGAGGGCGATAAAACAATATTATTCTACGCAACAGCCGACCTAATGAGGTCTGACTGTGTAGCCTGTCATAATAGTCACCCTGATTCACCTAAAACAGACTGGAAGGTAGGTGATGTCCGCGGTGTACTTGAAGTCAACTTGCCACTGGACGTTATCACTTCCCAAACCAGTGCCGATTTACGTACAACCATAATCGCATACGTGTCTGTTGGCCTGGGACTTGCGGTCGCAATTGGCATCATAATCATCAGGCTATATCGACAATCCGAAGAACTGGAGCAGCGGGTTGCGGAACGGACCGAAGACCTGGAATCCGAAATAGTTCAGCGTCAAAAAATGGAAGAACGCTTTCGCGTCGGAATCGAAGCCTCTCCGGCAGCGATGATAATGGTCGAAAATACCGGGAGTATTTTACACGCCAATCTCGAAGCAGATAAATTATTCGGCTATTCGCCCGGGCAGCTTACTGGCAAGTCGATAGACGCATTGGTACCCGATATGGAGCGGGCGAAACATCCATCCTATCGAGAGAAGTTTCTTCAAAACCCATCTGCGCGCAGAATGGGCGGTCGCGATTTATACGCGCAGAAAATGAACGGCAATAAATTCCCGGTTGAGGTTGGGCTTACTCCAATCGATACCCCCGAGGGAATGTTGGTTCTCTGCGCTGTTGTCGACCTGACCGAAAGAAAAAAATTCGAAGAGACAATACTTGAACAAACGGAACTGCTGAAAAAGGCAAATGAACGTCTCTATACTGAAGCAACAATCGATAGCTTAACCAACATTGCCAATCGTCGCAGTTTGTATTCCCAGATAGAAACGTTTTTGCAGCTCAGTCGACGAAATAGTCAACCTGTCTCTATTTTGATGGCGGATATTGATTACTTTAAGCAATATAACGATGACTTTGGGCATCAAGGTGGAGATAGGGCTTTGAAAATAGTGGCGCAGAAAATTAGTGATGCAAATCGCGATGCCGATTTTGTCGCGCGCTACGGCGGTGAAGAATTTGCAGTTGTATTGCCTGATACTGATCAGAATGGAGCGCTGGTGGCTGGAGAAAGGCTACGAGAAACTGTCGAAGTGATTTCTGAGCTGGATCGGAAAATTACCATGAGTTTTGGCGCCGCCACGGTAATCGTTAATAGAGATGCGCCGTTTATCGTGGAGAATCTGAGAGAAAATCTTATAAAGCAAGCTGACGACGCCCTGTACTTTTCGAAGGAAAAGGGAAGGAACTGTGTCACGCATTTCAATGAAATAGCCTAGGACTGACTAATCTGTTGAATTTGATCGCGCATATTGATCCCGATCTCGCATCCTTTGTTCACGAGTTGGGCTAAGGTAGAGGAATCTCCCGGAGATCGAATGTTTGGGTTGTGTTAAGAATGGGGCGTTTACAATTATATTTCGTATCGGTATATCAGTACCAAATTACCTCCCGCGGCTATTCTCTCAATTGAATGAGGGTCCGTTGTTGGCCGAAGATTGCCCCACGTCAGGGTTTTATGAGCGTCAGCTTTCTATTTAACTTTCTTAAAATGTAAACTTTATGAGACATATTGATTGACTGTCTCAAACAATGTCTTATAATTAAATTCTCATAGAGTTTAAGAGGTTTAGAGACATAATGGCAAAAGTTGGATACGGAAGAGTTAGCTCCATTGGTCAGAGCTTGGATGTCCAAAAGTCGAAATTGGATGAATTTGGCTGTGACAAGATTTATCTTGATAAGCACACCGGCACAACTGCTGATCGACCCAAGTTGAAGGAGGTTCGCAGCTATGTACGCCAAGGGGATAGTTTGATCATCACCAAATTGGACCGATTGGCTCGGTCTACCTTTCACCTCACTCAGATAGCGGATGAATTAAAACAGAAAGGTGTCGATTTGGTTGTCCTGGATCAGAATATTGATACTTCAACTCCAACTGGCAAGCTGCTGTTTAACGTGCTTGCATCAATCGCTGAGTTCGAGACTGAAATACGTAAGGAACGGCAGATGGAAGGTATCGCGAAGGCCAAGGAGAAGGGCGTACTGTTTGGCCGAAAACCAAAGTTGAACGAAAAGGAAATTCTGCAAATACGAAAGGATCGTAAGAAAGGCGTAAAGATTTCAGACCTCATGTCCAGGTATTCGCTGTCAAAGGCAAGTGTCTATCGCTTACTAGCACATTAAGTAAAAAGCTAGTCCAATTCTCGGCGGACACTAAACGCCTGCGAGCTTGGCCCGGTTGGTGTCGGTAGCGTCTCCCGCTGGATGAAAACTCGACTAACAGGCTTACCGTCAACCTCAATCAATGGATAAGGTACTGTGAAGTCAGCCAGGTCACCGCAATAACTACATCGATGCTGCCACTTATGGATGTAGTTAGTTGTAACTGGTCGTTTGCTAACGAGGCGGTAAACACCCCGTTCACACCTATCACAGATGTATTCTATTTTTACGGCAAGGATTTCGCGGCGGATTCGGGGCATTTTCTGATAATAGGGAAGACTAATCAGAGGCTCAATCCCAAGGTCAGAATATATGAGGAAAGTTAGTGCTGTTTACTGCTCCTTGGTGGGCTAAATATTGTACTTATTATTGTTTTTGCAGTGATGCAACGGATACCGAGTCAAAACATCTAATTTGGCTCACCACACCACAGTGAGTTATAGCTTCGGCACCCCTCCTGCAGCGGCTCATGGCAACCTTATCGCACTGGCAATTCCGTGTCAGAATAACGACTTATCCACAGGATATCCCCGCGGCCTCCACAAAATTATGCACAATATAATGTACTTGACCTCTCTATAAAACACATTATATTGTGGTTTAGGCTGATTTTAGCAGTTGCCGATTACCAAATCGGAGTTTCATCAGTATTTGATCGTCAATTACGACCTGAGGAGGACAAAATTTGCCGACACAAACTTTGAATACTGGGAAACTCGCAAAGGCCGCTACATAATGAAAGCGAGTACCAAAATACTAGAATACATGGAAGGGCGTGCCTACATAATTGGCAGAGATGGTCAAATCCGCATCGATGACCCATCATTAAGTAGGGGTCACGCCGAAATCAAGTTTACCGACGGGAAAATATTGCTTCGTGATTTGGAATCGACCAACGGCACTTACTTGATTATCAAAAATAGACTTATCAAAGTCGATCAAACG
It contains:
- a CDS encoding aldehyde dehydrogenase family protein, which produces MTTIQCISPVDGSVYVERQTASSEEIQQTLSAAVNAQKKWKNAPIVERQALCGKAVDAFVAHRTDIAEEITWQMGRPISQAPGEVGGFEERARYMIEIAKSALADVKPVGKDGFTRYIKREPLGVVFVVAPWNFPYLTSVNAIIPALLAGNAVVLKHSAQTPLCAERLQQAFSEAGLPQGVFQYLHLTHDDTEHVIQSPEINFVAFTGSVAGGEMVERAAVGRFIGAGLELGGKDPAYVRKDANLQHAIETVTDGAIFNSGQSCCGIERVYVEESIYREFVDGVVDLVSAYNLGRPDDTSTNLGPLVKASAADFVRGQIDEAVAAGANALVDPATFSANEAGTPYLAPQVMIDVDHSMRVMTEETFGPVIPIMSVNGDEEAISLMNDSEFGLTAAIFTQDETAAIEIGNHIDTGTWFMNRCDYLDPALAWTGVKNSGRGCTLSSIGFEHMTRPKSFHLKKV
- a CDS encoding SGNH/GDSL hydrolase family protein — translated: MNNFRLLKIGFAFLFLVSSWAQADNGFSRVYVFGDSLSDTGNAASVVGDFPPPFFMNRVSNGPVAVETLATRLGLNAEASLHLISPAIGSNYAVAGASARTSADLNDLDNQIIFFLANHAAGAPADALYVVFIGGNDIRDAREEADFTKARNIVKEAADKVKNAIETLAGAGAESFLLVNAPDVGLIPETQLTSTLLGDPKLIKRTSRLSKLYRKRLHRIANQFDDYGNEIEIVEFDLFKFLRKLLRKADKLGFANTTDPCFSTSLYLPDSFFHPDCNFDQFVFFDEIHLTARAHALAGEAMFEALEEDGDDDDDDDSDSDSE
- a CDS encoding Xaa-Pro peptidase family protein; the protein is MKNYLDRLLTGPIPREWSFPAEEYHTRITRTRELMAHRDIDVLLVHSAVDLCYLTGYQTLWPDAYACLVLPLNDSPFMQVGEVEASCAVLHGEIEDLVLFDWVSAEAVPGQLAALLAKRGYGNSRIGVQAGRIEMGNRGPVDARLLDALRDSLRDASFVDATLLMFELRVTKSPAEIDHLREAARITTTGMRAAIDAVEPGKTENDIAALAAQVMIDAGSEFFSIDPIVNAGHRTGYFHTTFKRFEIKPGDAIQLEFGGCFHRYTAPQMRTVLTGEPDALQQRIIDSQMAALEALYSNVRAGRSTRDVAAEVNKVIGSLEQEIFRSGHYGYSIGLGFPPTWTDGPAYISGDKDMELKAGMTFHTPFSWRIPKQYVIGTSETILVTESGCEILTSDQRDVPIKKSV
- a CDS encoding diguanylate cyclase; its protein translation is MIWHVSRLQSELINSTAIRTAELYSVALTQFRTLYTSEVVEKARKHGLEITHDYVSDDNAIPLPATLSMILGEQIGKFTAGASSRLYSPYPFPWRKYEEKPLLDEFDKKAWEFLSVNPDKQYYQFSQEGDKTILFYATADLMRSDCVACHNSHPDSPKTDWKVGDVRGVLEVNLPLDVITSQTSADLRTTIIAYVSVGLGLAVAIGIIIIRLYRQSEELEQRVAERTEDLESEIVQRQKMEERFRVGIEASPAAMIMVENTGSILHANLEADKLFGYSPGQLTGKSIDALVPDMERAKHPSYREKFLQNPSARRMGGRDLYAQKMNGNKFPVEVGLTPIDTPEGMLVLCAVVDLTERKKFEETILEQTELLKKANERLYTEATIDSLTNIANRRSLYSQIETFLQLSRRNSQPVSILMADIDYFKQYNDDFGHQGGDRALKIVAQKISDANRDADFVARYGGEEFAVVLPDTDQNGALVAGERLRETVEVISELDRKITMSFGAATVIVNRDAPFIVENLRENLIKQADDALYFSKEKGRNCVTHFNEIA
- a CDS encoding recombinase family protein, giving the protein MAKVGYGRVSSIGQSLDVQKSKLDEFGCDKIYLDKHTGTTADRPKLKEVRSYVRQGDSLIITKLDRLARSTFHLTQIADELKQKGVDLVVLDQNIDTSTPTGKLLFNVLASIAEFETEIRKERQMEGIAKAKEKGVLFGRKPKLNEKEILQIRKDRKKGVKISDLMSRYSLSKASVYRLLAH
- a CDS encoding FHA domain-containing protein, translated to MPITKSEFHQYLIVNYDLRRTKFADTNFEYWETRKGRYIMKASTKILEYMEGRAYIIGRDGQIRIDDPSLSRGHAEIKFTDGKILLRDLESTNGTYLIIKNRLIKVDQTYVNPNQCVSMGCEKYTIKELLALAGIYVSYSRKVGLVVKLASPVQKPLLKMAG